CGGCACCAGCATCCACGACAGCAAGGGCGACGTCCGGGGCTTTGTGGAAAACCCGGTCTGGCTGATCAACGCCTCTTATTTCTGGAAGCCGGTTTTTACCCAGGCCTTCAGGGAGGTGGCGGGGTTGAATTACAATCCCCTGGAGCAGGACCTGTTTATTTTTACAAAGGATTCCCTGATCCGCTACCGGCCCGGGACGCAAAGACTGTCATCCCAGACCTATACGAACCCGTTGCCGGTTCCCCTGGTCCTGGGCAAAAGCATCGTTAATATCCCCCGGAACAAGTGCTATGTCTACGAACTCTTCGATGTAGCAAAAGGGATGCCCAGCATGGCTTCCCTGACCTTGGACAGCAACCATCTGACGTGGGAGACCGTCGGAAAGGCAACCCTGCCCGGCCAGTTGCACCACCACAACGTGTTTTATGATGCGCGCGAGGACAGCATCTACCTCTTCGGAGGCTATGGGACCTATAGCTATCACAATGATTTCCTGCGGTATGGCGACTCCGGCTGGCAAAAGGTCCCCTTTACGGGGGATACCATCAGCCCGCGTTTTTTTGCGGCCACGGGTCCCTCTGACCGGCCGGAGGAACTGTTGCTTTTTGGGGGCTATGGGAACGAATCGGGCAGCCAGGTGGTTGGAGGGAAGCAATACTACGACCTCTACCGGATCAACTTACGCACGCATACCGTCAAACGGTGCTGGACCCTGTCGGCCCCGGGCAAGGATGTTTTCGTACCCGCCAATAACCTGGTGTTGTCGGCGGACAAAAAGTATTTCTATGCGCTTTGCTATCCCCACGAGGTGGCTAAAACCGAACTGAGGCTGTACCGGTTTTCGATCGCGGATGGCGCCTACGAAACGGTCAGCGCGCCCATCCCGGTGACGTCCATGCGGATCGAAAGCGACATCAACCTCTTTTACAGCCGCGAGACCGATGAATTCCTGTGCGCGATCCAGGAGTTTAACGACCGCCGGAGCTCGGTCATCCGCTTGTACACCCTGGCAGCCCCGCCGGTCGTCACCAGTACCTACCTGCGGTCGCTCCATCCCCCTGTCCGGCGGTGGGGGATACTGATTTGGGGGTTGGCGCTCGGGCTCGCCACGTCGCTGGGTTGGCTGTTGGTGCGGCGTTTCAAAAAGCCTCCCCTGGCGTTGCAGCCCCCGGCTCCCGCTCCGGTGGAACGCGACCGGAACGCGGTCTATATGTTGGGCGAATTTGCCGTTTTTGACCGGGAAGGGAAGGACATCACACACCTTTTCAGCCCGAAGATCAAGCAGTTGTTTGTGTTGATCCTGCTCCACAGTAAGGAAGGGAAGGGCATTTCCTCCAAAAAGATTTCGGCCAAACTCTGGCCCGAAAAGGACCCGGCCAAGACCAAAAACATCCGGGGGGTCACCTTTAATCACCTCCGGAACATCATCGGCGACATCGATGGGATCGAGCTGTCGTTTTTGAGCGATACGTATACCTTTCGGATAAACGAGCCTTTTTTTTGCGACTACACCTTGGTTGACGATGTCCTCCGACACCAGGACGGCAAGGGGCAGGACCCCTTCCCCCTGATGGCGCGCGGTCCCCTTTTGAAAGACTTACCGGAATCCCTCCTGGATCACTATATATCCGACTACGAGGAACGATTGATGGCGTTCCTGACCCCCGAACTCCGGAAATTGTACGAAGCCAGGGATCTGAAACGGGCCCTGGGGGTCGCCCGGTTGATCCTGTCCATGGACGCCTTTAACGAGGAGGCGCTGCGGTACCAGCTCAAGGTCTATAAACGACTGAAGGGGCTGGACTATTCCAAAAAGGCCTACGACCAGTTTACGGAGGACTATAAGCGGTCGCTGGGTGTTGCCTACCATGTCAGCTTCGAGGGGTTAACCAATTAAATCCCCCGTTAACCCCCTTTTTAACCCCTTTTTTAATACCCCCGGGGGTATCATTGGCACCTGACCAAACCATCAAACTAGTTCTTATGAAGAAATGTACGATGCTTGCCAGCATCCTCTTATTCAGCTTAACCGTTTTTGCACAAACCGTCCCCAGGAGCGGGACGGTCCTTGACGAAACAGGAGCCCCGCTCGTGGGGGTTTCCGTGTTGATCAAGGGGACCAAGGAGGGCACGGTCACCGACGCCCGCGGTAAGTACACCATCCAGGCCGCCAGGGGGGCGGTCCTGGTATTCAGCTACGTCCATTACGGGACCCGGGAAATCGCCGTGGGCGACGGGAAAACGATCGACCTGAGCCTGTCGCCGGTGGGTGCCAGCCTTAATGACGTCGTCGTGGTGGGGTATGGCACCCAGCGGAAGGGGTCCCTCACCGGGGCGGTGTCCTCGATCAATGCCGCGGACATCGTGACCACCAAAAACGAAAACGTGGAAAACATGCTCACCGGTAAGGTCGCCGGGTTGCAGGTGGTCCAGAACACGGCGGAGCCCGGTGATTTTGCCAACAATATTTCGATCCGGGGGATGGGGAATCCACTGATCGTCGTCGACGGGGTCGAAATGCCGGATTTTACGGTGACCGGTAACAACGGGGACAACAGCGTGGGTTCCAGCAACATCCTGACACGGCTAGACCCGAACGACATCGAAAGCGTGTCAGTGCTCAAGGACGCCAGCGCTTCCGTGTACGGGGTCAAGGCCGCCAACGGGGTCATCCTGATTACCACCAAAAGGGGGCACGCGGGGACCCTGCAACTGAGTTATTCCGGGACCTACGGTCTTCAGGTGCCCTCCGGTCTGCCCAAACCGGTGAACGCGATTCAATACATGACCCTGGTCAACCAACTGGCGTTGCACAATGCGAACGGGGGGATCCCCGTCTATACCGCGGCCGATTTTGCCGCTTATGAAAACGGGACCGATAAAAGCACCGACTGGTACGACGCGGTGTTCAAAAAGTCGGCGGCCCAGCAACAGCACAACCTGACCGCCACGGGGGGCTCGGAGAACATGACCTACCTGTTGAGCGCCGGGTACATGGACCAGGACGGCTTTTTGCAAAGCAACGACCTGAGCTACAAACGCTACAACGTCCGTTCGAACATCACCAGCAAAATCGGCAAAAGGATCACGGTCAACCTGAACCTGAGTGCTATTATGGACCAGAAGGACGCGCCGGCAGAGTCCTTTTGGTGGACGGTCCGGGAAACCTGGCGGGAGTTGCCGGTCCAGACCATCTATGCCAACAATAACCCGCAATACCTGACCAACGGGATCGTCGACGGGGGCAACCCCGTGGCCTTTATGAATTCTTCGGTCAACGGGTACAGCACGCTGAACAACAAGTTTTTCAACGGGGCCATCAGCCTCGACTACCGCATCCCCTACATCGACGGCCTGACCTTTCGCGGATTTTTCAGCTACAACTACCAGGTACAGGACAACAAACTTTTCCAAAAATCCTTTAACCTGTATACCTACAACGCGGCGAACAGCACCTACAACGCCACCCTGAACAATTCGCCCAACTATGTCCAGCGGCAGTTTTACGAGTATCCGCAAAATACGGATCAGTTGTCGCTCTCGTACAACCGCACTTTTGCCGGGGCGCACAACGTGGGGGCGCTGCTCCTGCTGGAAGGCAATGCCCAAAGCGCGGACAACTTCGCCGCCTACCGCCAGTTGTCTATACCGGTCGACCAGATCGTCGCCGGGAACAGCGCCCTGCAAAACGCCACCCAGGACGGAGGAAATACGGCCCTGTACAACTATGCCACCAACTCCCTTGTGGGCCGGGTGACGTATAATTTCAAAAACCGGTACCTGGCGGAATTCAGCTTCAGGGACGATAAGTCCTCGAAGTTCGCCCCCGGGCAGGGATGGGGTTTTTTCCCATCCGGTCAGTTGGGCTGGAGGGTATCGGAAGAAAATTTTTGGAAAAAAATGTCGGCCCTCTCCTTCATCAACAACCTAAAACTTCGCGCCACCTACGGGGTGCTGGGGGACGACGGGCAGCTCTACTACCAGTTCCTGTCGGGGTACAACTATCCCGCTTCGGGCAACAACAACCAG
This region of Dinghuibacter silviterrae genomic DNA includes:
- a CDS encoding SusC/RagA family TonB-linked outer membrane protein, whose protein sequence is MKKCTMLASILLFSLTVFAQTVPRSGTVLDETGAPLVGVSVLIKGTKEGTVTDARGKYTIQAARGAVLVFSYVHYGTREIAVGDGKTIDLSLSPVGASLNDVVVVGYGTQRKGSLTGAVSSINAADIVTTKNENVENMLTGKVAGLQVVQNTAEPGDFANNISIRGMGNPLIVVDGVEMPDFTVTGNNGDNSVGSSNILTRLDPNDIESVSVLKDASASVYGVKAANGVILITTKRGHAGTLQLSYSGTYGLQVPSGLPKPVNAIQYMTLVNQLALHNANGGIPVYTAADFAAYENGTDKSTDWYDAVFKKSAAQQQHNLTATGGSENMTYLLSAGYMDQDGFLQSNDLSYKRYNVRSNITSKIGKRITVNLNLSAIMDQKDAPAESFWWTVRETWRELPVQTIYANNNPQYLTNGIVDGGNPVAFMNSSVNGYSTLNNKFFNGAISLDYRIPYIDGLTFRGFFSYNYQVQDNKLFQKSFNLYTYNAANSTYNATLNNSPNYVQRQFYEYPQNTDQLSLSYNRTFAGAHNVGALLLLEGNAQSADNFAAYRQLSIPVDQIVAGNSALQNATQDGGNTALYNYATNSLVGRVTYNFKNRYLAEFSFRDDKSSKFAPGQGWGFFPSGQLGWRVSEENFWKKMSALSFINNLKLRATYGVLGDDGQLYYQFLSGYNYPASGNNNQLPSGSVFNGSFINAVQSTGIPNPKVTWATAHTLDAGLDFDAWDGMLGVSVDYFVRNRSGLLATSILQVPEVLGASLPEQNLNGDRTRGFDFEVTHRNHVGKFNYFVKATFSYARTMNTTYAEAKQGNSYLDWLYNQAYRNQGIQWGYGVSGQYQNYGQILNSPIFVSRGTVVGDYEYQDWNGTGVIDGNQVHPIAYGGNPNGTPILPLITYGFTLGGSYDGFDVSLLFQGSGIYNVSYIEQLNIPLWGGGSALSQFMNDWHPADPTANPYNPNTVWVSGQYPYTGTTAATNSTANFQNAAYLRLKSAELGYSLSPKLLQHVGIKGVRVFLSGYNLLTITKVKYVDPEHPSGTYGYLYPLDKLYNVGLNVKF